In the genome of Thermoproteus tenax Kra 1, the window TCTCTATGGAGATCACAGAGCCTATGTTCCTCCCCCGCGCCTCGTATAATACGTGCTCTAGCACCGACTCTATCTTTTTGTATTCAATCTCTCCGAGGTCCTCAGGATAGCCCTTTATTCTCACAAGGCCCCTCTCAACTCCCCATATGTTCCTTCTACAGTCAGGACATACGTCCAATAAAAAGGGAGCTACATAGGACGTCTGGAACTCTCTGGGCTTTATTAGCTCATGGGGCGCGCCCACGCCAGCTATGTTGTAGACCACGCGGTCTTCGTAGACCTCGATTTGAACGGCGTTTAGAGCACCTTTAACGTCAATGTTGTCTCTGAGAAGCCTCTCCAGCAGTTCCCGATCGTCTCCCCTCTTGGGCTTGACCCAACGCCCTCTGATGTAGTAAGCGCCACAGTATTTGCATCTTACTACGTTGAAGTTCTTTATCTCGAGCACCGGATGTCTGCTTAAGTAGCACTCCTCGCACATGCCCTCGATGAGCCGGTCCACAGCTCTGCCACAGATGGGGCACAAAACCTTGGGCACTCACACCCACGGCTACCGTATTAAATCTTTGATGGTCTCGGCTATCGCGCGTGCCAGAGGCGGCGGAACTGCCTCGCCTATTTGATTGAACTGGGAGTCCTTGGGTCCGAAGAACACGTGGTAGTCTGGAAAGCCCATCAGCCTGGCCTGCTCCCTCACTGTGAGGAGTCTGTCCTCCTCGGGGTGTACGAATCTCCTAGTGCCCATCACCGTGGGCGCTATTTCGTCCCACCTCAGTCTTATGTAGTTCCCATAGATCTCCCTAGCGCCTCTGAACTTCATCAGAGCTTCCCCCGGCCTCAGCCTAGCTATTCTCTCGGCCTTAGATCGGCTCAGCGTGACGGTCTCGTGGTTAGGAAAACCTGAGTCCACTGGCGGAAGCCCCTCCAACGCGTCTCTTACAGTCCTACGACCTCTCGGCGGCGGCGCTATTCTTAGATTTGATATAAATACACGTTTTCTATGGCTAGGAACTTCATAATGTTCTGCAAAAAGTATATTGAAATATACTTCATCAAAACCTATTCTCTTAAATTCTCTTCTTATGGCCTCCCTGAGGGGGCCTTGGGCTATGCCGGGCACGTTCTCCAAAACAAAGACCTTGGGCTGGAGCTCTCCTACCAGCCTGATGAAGTGAAGCGTCAGTTGGCCCAGAGGGTCTGTATAGAGTCTGTCAAGAGGGTCGTCCATACGCCTCGGGTTTGTCGCCGTGAAAGGCTCACAGGGGGAGCCGCCGATAAGCAAGTCGACTCTTCCTACATGTCTCTCTATCTCTCGGTAGGTCACGCTGGCCACGTCCTCCTCCAGGACGATGGCCTTGGGGAAATTGTAGCTGAACGTCCTGGCAGCGTTTGGATCTAGCTCTACGCCAAGGGATACTCTGAAGCCTGCGTCAGAGAATCCTCTGGAGAATCCTCCGCCGCCTGCGAATAGGTCTACGACGTTATACATATGCACTCTATCGTAACCTTTTTATAGATATAACTCAATGGGAGTATGGCCTTTCGCAGATTGAAGCTTAGGTTAAGTGATGCGTTGGGACTGCCTAAACCAGACGAGGTGAGCTCGCGGTATGGTAGAGCATTTGAGAGAGCCGTCCTTATCTTGTTGAAGGCTAAGGACACCGTCGCTGCGCTTAGAACCTTCATAGAACAATACGGCGAGCCCCACTCAGGGGCCTTCAACAAGATAAGGATGCTATTGCCGTGGGCCAAGAGGGTCAAGGAGGTGGCCGACGCCCCGCCTGTGGTAACAAAGATAGGAAACGTAGTGCTCACAGCCCAGGCGGACTTTCTGGTCGCTTACGAGGACGGACGTAAGGAGATAGTGGAGCTGAAGAGCCATATTATAAAAAAGAACGAGTGGAAAGTGAAG includes:
- a CDS encoding 60S ribosomal export protein NMD3, which codes for MPKVLCPICGRAVDRLIEGMCEECYLSRHPVLEIKNFNVVRCKYCGAYYIRGRWVKPKRGDDRELLERLLRDNIDVKGALNAVQIEVYEDRVVYNIAGVGAPHELIKPREFQTSYVAPFLLDVCPDCRRNIWGVERGLVRIKGYPEDLGEIEYKKIESVLEHVLYEARGRNIGSVISIERTRGGVEVLTTEPKLARHIAHKIHQVLPSDYVESYKVLKGRGDKKVYHYTATVYVITLEEGDVVRRGPSYYLVIDVNNREVVTVDVASKAQVRFPLYRFTEVKTEKVAKARRGVGGEGLGAPGGLGVVYYVEIDNKHYIVPI
- a CDS encoding DNA cytosine methyltransferase codes for the protein MYNVVDLFAGGGGFSRGFSDAGFRVSLGVELDPNAARTFSYNFPKAIVLEEDVASVTYREIERHVGRVDLLIGGSPCEPFTATNPRRMDDPLDRLYTDPLGQLTLHFIRLVGELQPKVFVLENVPGIAQGPLREAIRREFKRIGFDEVYFNILFAEHYEVPSHRKRVFISNLRIAPPPRGRRTVRDALEGLPPVDSGFPNHETVTLSRSKAERIARLRPGEALMKFRGAREIYGNYIRLRWDEIAPTVMGTRRFVHPEEDRLLTVREQARLMGFPDYHVFFGPKDSQFNQIGEAVPPPLARAIAETIKDLIR